CTTCTTTTTTTATTTAAGCCGGAAGGAAAAATCAAAAGTTCGTAAAAGGAGAGATTTTTAAACTTTTCCCTCACTCTGCCTTTGCAAACACTTCATCATAAACTCCTTCGTCTATTTCCTTCTGCACTTCTCTTGGATCTTTACCTTCCACGGTAACTCCCATGCTCAGTGCCGTTCCTATGACTTCTTTGGCAGCAGCTTTTAGATCAGCTGCAAGCATTTGCTGCTTCTTTGCCTTTGCTATCTTGATAACCTGTTCCATTGTTAAATCTCCCACAATGTTTCTTGTTGGCTCGCTTGAGCCTTTCTCAAGGCCAAGCTCCTTCTTTATAAGCTGGCTTACTGGAGGAGTACCAACCTCAATCTCAAATTGTCTCGTCACTGGGTCTACAATGATCTTAACTGGAACCTGCATTCCCGCAAAATCCTTTGTCGCTTCGTTTATCCTATCAACTACTTGCTTAACGTTCAATCCTAGTGGACCAATTGCTGGACCCAATGGAGGACCGGGAGTAGCTTTACCACCTTCAACCAACACTTCAACAATTTGCTTTTTTGCCATTCTCTTCACCCCTCTACTCCTCTGAGCGTTTGCTTATAAGCCTAACGTATTCCCCTCTAACTGTAACGGGGATTGGTACTATAGCTCCGATGAGCTCAACAACAATCTCATCTTTTGCTTCATCAACTCTGACAACCTTAGCCTTTTCTCCCTTAAACGGACCGGCAATAAGCTCGACAATATCTCCAGGTTCAAATCCGCTAACTGCGGGTTTCTCTTCAAGGAAGTGCTCTATCTCGCTAAAGGCTATCTCACCAGGTAGGGTTCCTTTTGCATGCCTGATGCCCCTGATTGCCTCATCCACCGCTGCTTTCTCTGCAGCTTCAACAAAGATGTATCCTCTAACCTTGGAAGGAGCTAAAATTGCCCTAATAGGCAGGTTGTAGGTCTTTGCCTTACTGTAAATGAGCTTGGCAGTGTTCTCTTCCTGTCCAACTGTTACCCTTACTGCAAATATCTTCGACTCCATCTCTATCACCAAGGGAGTTATGCCCCACCTTCTATCAATGCACCAATAATGTGGATAAGCATGCCGATAAGGCCTATTAAAATAATCCCAATGCCCGTTATCTTAGCAGCAAGCTTATACTCCTTCCAACTTGGCTTTTTGGTCACAAGGAAAACTCTCTTCGACTCAGATATGAAGTTTTTAAACTTTTCTGTGTAGCTCTCTGCCATTTTTAACACCCCTCACGACTCTCAGACTTGACTATTCCCCGACTATTTAAAAGTTATGCTTATATCCTCTCAGTTTATTTATAAAGTTAAGGGAGAACAAAAAGCTAGAGAAATTAAAACAAAATTTAAAGCTCGGTTAAGTCGAGCTTAATAACTTTCTTTTCTTCCTCTGGGGAATATGAGATCTCAGATTCTTCAACTACTGCATATGGAGAGCTGACTCCAGTCACAACGACCATTACTCTAATTGTCTTTTCAAGATCTGGATCAAGCTGTATTCCCCATATCACTTGAGCCTCTGGATCAAGCTTGCTTGTCACGAGTTCAATTATCTGTTGTGCCTCTTCAAGTTTAACATCACTTCCCGCAATGCTTATTAAAGCCCCTTTAGCACCGCTTATGTCGACGTCAAGCAATGGGCTGTTTAATGCCTGTGTTGCTGCTTCCAAAGCCCTCTTTTCACTATCGCTCTCACCAATGCCAATCATTGCAACGCCGCCGTCTTTCATGACCGCCTTTACATCAGCAAAGTCAAGGTTAATTAGACCTGGCTTTGTAATTAGTTCTGTAATGCCCTTAACAGCCTGAACAAGAATTTCATCAGCAACTTTGAATGCCATGTGAATTGGCAAATTGGGCGCAACTTCCATAAGCTTGTCGTTCGGAATGACTATGACAGTGTCGCTGTTCTTTCTAAGCCTCTCAAGACCATATTCAGCGTTTTTAATTCTTCTTATTCCCTCAACAGTAAATGGAAGCGTTACTACAGAAACTGTTAACGCCCCCATTTTCTTTGCTAGCTCCGCAACTATTGGAGCGGCACCAGTTCCAGTTCCTCCTCCAAGACCGCATGTTATGAAGACCATGTCGGCTCCTTCAAGAGCATCTCTAATATCCCTCTCGCTTTCTTTTGCAGCCTCTTCGCCAACTTTTGGGTTGTTTCCAGCACCAAGCCCCCTTGTAAGCTCTTTACCAATGAGTATCTTTTTGTGAGCTTTTATCTTTAAAAGATCCTGAGCATCAGTGTTAACAGCAATTATCTTGGCACCTTGAATTCCAACTTCCATCATTCTATTAACGGTGTTACAGCCTGCACCACCGACACCGATGACATATATCTTTGCCTGCACTTGCTCTAGTATTTTCTTAAGCTCCTCATCAATGTCAGAAGATGGGGCCTGTACTTCAACTGGAGCATTTGCCTCGGCGGAGGTTCTTTCTATCGCGTTTTCAATTAGTTTCAACATCTTTTCACCCTCCCATATCGATAACAGTTCTAAATGTTTCTTCACATTCTCTACATATATAAACCTTAGCCAAATTAGTTCAGCCGATATTTAAATGTGTACTTTTAAAGCTTTAAGCATTTCGCTTCTTTTGTTAGTCTTTGATAAATTCCAAGCCTAGTTCTTCAGCTAAATTCCTTGCAATTTGCCTGGTTTCCCCTTTACTACCCTTCCAATCAACATAAATAGCATCAACGTTCCCTGATGTTCTTTCTATGGCCCTAACAAGCATTTCCCTCGACAAGGGATGTGCGTACTTTGCGGCTATATGGGAAAAAGCAATATCCGAAGTCAGTGCTCTTTTTGTTTGTTTGGGAGCGTAATGGCCTCCACCAATCCCAATTGCAGTTTTGAATTTGCTTTTTTGATAATTTTCCAACACGTATAAAATCGTCTCTGCAACTATTTCTCCGGCTTCCTCGTTTTTCCATTCCTCTTCGCTGGAGCCAATCTCTATAAAAAGAGAAGGCACTTCAAGCTCACTCGGACCATGATGTGTTGCCTCGTAGCATACAGTCCAATCCAGGGTATTTAATTCATGCAACTTTAGAAGTGCAAGCTTCATTGCCTTGGGTTCTGCAATAGCTAAGCTTTCATCTTTTCCTCCGTACATAGCCTTTCCCCAGTTTCCAGTTACATGGGTCGTTAAAGCCGGGAGCTTTTGCTGACTTGAATGCCTAGATGCGAAGATTATTATCTCCGGAGTTATGTTAAGCTGCTTTGCTATCTCTCTGTCTAGATTATCGTAGTATATCATTTCCCTATTTGTTGTCAGGAGGAGAGCATCTCCCCAACGATAAACCCGATTCTTATCGAATTCCTGCTCTGTCTCTTTGAACCCAAAATGTTCAATCAACTTATGCTTAATGTTCATGGATGCTAAATCAACACTGGTTGTCATTATAACCTTCATCCTTATCCCCTATGAGGCATTGAGTTTTGGCATAAAAACCTTAACGTTCTAGCATCAAAATCATTCAGCTCTACATATGACATAGAAAAAGATGTAGATTCTTTCAAAGATAATCTCTCTCAAATGTGTTGCCTTGATTTAAGTAAATATATTTCCAGAAAATTTTCAATCACAGCCCAAAATAATCAAAAACTAATGATTTACGGACAAGTAAAAGTTTACGACCGTAAAGTATATAACGAGACATAAATACAAAACAAATACTGTAATGTATATGAAATTATTTGGATGTACAAAAAAGGAGATGTGAAAAATGAAGTGGAAAGCAATTGGTTTGATATTGGTTTTGGCCCTTGGTTTGATTGTTTCGGGCTGTACACAAAAAGCGACACAAACTCAGACAACAACCCAAGCCCAAGAAATAACCATCTATACCGGTGGAACTGGAGGAGTTTACTTCCCCCTCGGTTCCAAGTATGCAGAGATCTTAACTAAAAATGGTGTCCCAGCTAAGGCCGTTACAAGCGGTGCAAGCGTGGCAAACGCAAAGGCAATTGGAGATGGAACCGCCCAAGCAGCAATCCTCCAGAACGACGTAGCTTACTACGCCTACAACGGTCTCTACATGTTCGAAGGGCAAGCAATAAAGAACATTAGAGGAGTTGCCGCCCTTTATCCAGAGACAGTCCAATTTATTGTTAGGGCAGACAGCGATATTAAAACACTTCAAGATTTGGCTGGAAAGAAGGTGGCCATAGGTGCCCCAGGAAGCGGAACTGCTGTTGCTGCAGAACAAGTACTTAGAGCAGCTGGTGTATGGGACAGCATTGAAAAGGTGAACCAAAAGTTCAGCGAGGCTTCACAAAGCCTTAAGCTCGGCCAAGTTGACGCGGCCGTTATAGTCTCCGGAATTCCAACCCCGTCAGTT
Above is a window of Thermococcus alcaliphilus DNA encoding:
- a CDS encoding transcription elongation factor Spt5 — translated: MESKIFAVRVTVGQEENTAKLIYSKAKTYNLPIRAILAPSKVRGYIFVEAAEKAAVDEAIRGIRHAKGTLPGEIAFSEIEHFLEEKPAVSGFEPGDIVELIAGPFKGEKAKVVRVDEAKDEIVVELIGAIVPIPVTVRGEYVRLISKRSEE
- a CDS encoding 50S ribosomal protein L11; its protein translation is MAKKQIVEVLVEGGKATPGPPLGPAIGPLGLNVKQVVDRINEATKDFAGMQVPVKIIVDPVTRQFEIEVGTPPVSQLIKKELGLEKGSSEPTRNIVGDLTMEQVIKIAKAKKQQMLAADLKAAAKEVIGTALSMGVTVEGKDPREVQKEIDEGVYDEVFAKAE
- a CDS encoding TAXI family TRAP transporter solute-binding subunit, coding for MKWKAIGLILVLALGLIVSGCTQKATQTQTTTQAQEITIYTGGTGGVYFPLGSKYAEILTKNGVPAKAVTSGASVANAKAIGDGTAQAAILQNDVAYYAYNGLYMFEGQAIKNIRGVAALYPETVQFIVRADSDIKTLQDLAGKKVAIGAPGSGTAVAAEQVLRAAGVWDSIEKVNQKFSEASQSLKLGQVDAAVIVSGIPTPSVNQIAVQTPVRVLPIPDDILNKLKQQGYIFYVRQVVPKGTYNGVEEDTPTLAVKAMLAVSADLSEDTVYKMTKILFENVDQLRAVHQKAQLISLETALDGMSIPLHPGAIKYYEEKGLSIPEELKG
- a CDS encoding D-aminoacyl-tRNA deacylase, whose amino-acid sequence is MKVIMTTSVDLASMNIKHKLIEHFGFKETEQEFDKNRVYRWGDALLLTTNREMIYYDNLDREIAKQLNITPEIIIFASRHSSQQKLPALTTHVTGNWGKAMYGGKDESLAIAEPKAMKLALLKLHELNTLDWTVCYEATHHGPSELEVPSLFIEIGSSEEEWKNEEAGEIVAETILYVLENYQKSKFKTAIGIGGGHYAPKQTKRALTSDIAFSHIAAKYAHPLSREMLVRAIERTSGNVDAIYVDWKGSKGETRQIARNLAEELGLEFIKD
- a CDS encoding protein translocase SEC61 complex subunit gamma, translated to MAESYTEKFKNFISESKRVFLVTKKPSWKEYKLAAKITGIGIILIGLIGMLIHIIGALIEGGA
- the ftsZ gene encoding cell division protein FtsZ, with the protein product MLKLIENAIERTSAEANAPVEVQAPSSDIDEELKKILEQVQAKIYVIGVGGAGCNTVNRMMEVGIQGAKIIAVNTDAQDLLKIKAHKKILIGKELTRGLGAGNNPKVGEEAAKESERDIRDALEGADMVFITCGLGGGTGTGAAPIVAELAKKMGALTVSVVTLPFTVEGIRRIKNAEYGLERLRKNSDTVIVIPNDKLMEVAPNLPIHMAFKVADEILVQAVKGITELITKPGLINLDFADVKAVMKDGGVAMIGIGESDSEKRALEAATQALNSPLLDVDISGAKGALISIAGSDVKLEEAQQIIELVTSKLDPEAQVIWGIQLDPDLEKTIRVMVVVTGVSSPYAVVEESEISYSPEEEKKVIKLDLTEL